The Maylandia zebra isolate NMK-2024a linkage group LG7, Mzebra_GT3a, whole genome shotgun sequence genome contains a region encoding:
- the sowahb gene encoding uncharacterized protein sowahb, which yields MASEFTQDAVLVFLQSRGGTVKNSDLVLHFKNFIRDHADQDRNRELFKKFVNSVATVKQLDGVSHVILRKKFRGYVPGKGAEVGSSDPPCVPVGKNAETAAPNKPRQKPQQKEATAPAPSGETATKTILPVAGLVLTNNNSVQENLNLRQQQVHQSIQPVTAQVVSHSPQTPQLKTPSLPTPPALDQASKVGQGQRRVGFGPPPGVTPAPPHRATSPGSEVLTGQRQPEVGVHAQRAPRRAGNRPSYKTAVSQDDEEEKEEEITVTQISAGGTRPPSALLNAPGRVTPAPSSGQKSYSQGTEGQMLTPRSPTRVIPNNSNFDLRQQQAHSAPDHSVRPVSAQTVSHIPQKPQLKTPSLPTPPAPDQASKGGELRGGFGPLPGVTPASPHRETSPGPEVLTGRKQPEGDVHPQHAHRRARNRPSYKTAVSQDDEEEVIVTKGSAAGARPPSVPLSAPGRVTPAPSSVQRSYIQGTEALRRGPQPPEGGLHQEPPVPPQLTQRRLKHRQSYKTAVSYDEDDVEEVPMRRGSGGGAWPLNVPLGDTVRAMSSSSPCIIDTPAPSSVPQIYIQGAEGEKLSPHYLGLREETAGPRLELGETTRRSLPLETALHHNIQQGHQYSPLSREPKPGTNQSDGPLMSSSHSSIYSPSSAGGFHSTKWPASNSTRELGWTSSSSDLQIRAGVPVGVPRIQGTVKQTKEGMSDSMMSRADTKIVPWHRSTGQLYDEQEPSARLSPLRRSTDQLNENQSSPGRVAPFYLSTGDLCDREDAVSSDDSVSSPYLRQRPGATNRMSTKQRMSLSMGADLDQILQGEAREGRGTEEARRSRLHRISSSLSLRHNLSCSSLSSCSTPPRSHSLASLDEPKGEKMNLSTEASPSSNHRDNHGRHSLVPLEPREHTWLVKAAAGNWPEIYTLFREEPSLLNKKDFISGFTVLHWIAKHGDHRVLNTLGYGIEKHSLTFDVNARSNSGHTPLHIAVMHGHKNIIRLLIKKFQANVKQRDMAGKRPWQYLSLDAPLEMFHLLAAPMQDVMSGKKGVEMANTSWEQQQKQSRHLRHHASSASRESPLTIASRTKVKRATSLAALLKHKSLIRFQANQVNSSA from the exons ATGGCCTCGGAGTTCACTCAGGACGCGGTGCTGGTGTTCCTCCAGAGCCGCGGAGGCACAGTGAAAAACTCCGACCTGGTTCTGCACTTCAAAAACTTCATTCGGGATCATGCGGACCAGGACCGAAACCGAGAGCTCTTCAAGAAGTTCGTCAACTCCGTGGCCACCGTCAAACAGCTGGACGGAGTGTCTCATGTGATCCTCAGGAAGAAGTTCAGAGGATATGTCCCAGGTAAGGGGGCTGAAGTGGGCTCCTCCGACCCTCCGTGCGTCCCGGTCGGGAAGAACGCCGAAACTGCCGCTCCTAACAAGCCGCGACAGAAACCGCAGCAGAAAGAAGCGACTGCACCCGCCCCGTCGGGAGAAACTGCAACGAAAACAATCCTACCTGTGGCTGGCCTCGTCCTGACCAACAACAACAGCGTGCAGGAGAATTTAAACCTGAGGCAGCAGCAGGTACACCAGTCTATACAACCAGTGACAGCACAGGTAGTGAGTCACAGCCCACAGACACCACAGCTGAAGACACCAAGTCTGCCCACGCCTCCTGCTCTCGATCAGGCTTCTAAAGTGGGGCAGGGGCAGCGGAGAGTGGGTTTTGGTCCACCTCCTGGTGTCACACCTGCACCTCCTCACAGAGCAACCAGCCCGGGGTCAGAGGTCCTCACagggcagaggcagccagaagtgGGTGTTCATGCTCAGCGTGCCCCCCGACGGGCGGGAAACAGGCCAAGCTACAAAACTGCTGTGAGCcaagatgatgaagaggagaaagaggaggagatcACAGTGACGCAGATTTCAGCAGGAGGAACGCGGCCCCCGAGCGCTCTGCTCAATGCCCCGGGGAGGGTCACGCCTGCTCCTTCTTCAGGCCAGAAGAGTTACAGTCAGGGTACTGAGGGGCAAATGCTCACCCCTCGGAGTCCAACTAGGGTCATTCCGAATAACAGCAACTTTGACCTGAGACAGCAGCAGGCACACAGCGCACCTGACCACTCTGTGCGACCAGTGTCAGCACAGACGGTGAGTCACATCCCACAGAAACCACAGCTAAAGACACCCAGTCTGCCTACACCTCCTGCCCCAGATCAGGCATCTAAAGGGGGAGAGCTGAGAGGGGGTTTTGGTCCACTTCCTGGTGTCACACCTGCATCTCCTCATAGAGAAACCAGCCCGGGCCCTGAGGTCCTCACAGGGAGGAAGCAGCCAGAGGGGGATGTTCACCCTCAGCATGCCCACCGAAGAGCAAGAAACAGGCCAAGCTACAAAACTGCTGTGAGCcaagatgatgaagaggaggtcaTAGTGACGAAGGGTTCAGCAGCAGGAGCGCGGCCCCCTAGTGTTCCACTCAGTGCCCCGGGGAGGGTTACGCCTGCTCCTTCCTCAGTCCAGAGGAGTTACATTCAGGGTACTGAGGCCCTCAGAAGGGGGCCCCAGCCTCCAGAAGGTGGTCTTCATCAGGAGCCTCCTGTGCCTCCACAGCTCACCCAAAGGCGTTTGAAGCACAGACAGAGCTATAAAACTGCTGTGAGTTATGATGAAGATGACGTAGAGGAGGTCCCCATGAGGCGAGGTTCAGGAGGAGGAGCGTGGCCACTGAATGTGCCGCTCGGTGACACAGTGAGGGCCATGTCTTCCTCATCGCCATGCATCATAGACACGCCTGCACCTTCATCTGTCCCACAGATTTACATCCAGGGCGCTGAAGGGGAAAAGCTCAGCCCTCACTATCTAGGTTTGAGGGAGGAAACTGCAGGCCCTAGGCTGGAACTGGGCGAGACCACCAGACGCAGCCTGCCTTTGGAGACGGCACTCCACCACAACATCCAGCAGGGCCACCAATACTCACCACTCTCAAGGGAACCCAAACCAGGGACCAATCAGAGCGACGGACCGTTGATGTCGTCCAGCCACAGCAGCATCTACTCGCCCTCGTCCGCTGGCGGCTTCCACAGCACCAAGTGGCCGGCGTCTAACTCCACCAGAGAATTGGGATGGACCAGCAGCTCCTCGGATCTGCAGATCAGAGCAG GTGTGCCTGTAGGCGTGCCCAGAATCCAGGGAActgtcaaacaaaccaaagagggTATGTCGGACTCCATGATGAGTCGTGCTGACACTAAAATAGTGCCTTGGCATCGCTCCACCGGTCAGCTCTATGACGAGCAGGAGCCCTCAGCTCGTTTGTCACCGCTACGTCGCTCCACTGACCAGCTCAACGAGAACCAATCCTCTCCGGGCCGAGTGGCGCCGTTTTATCTTTCCACAG GTGATCTCTGTGATCGTGAAGACGCAGTGTCAAGCGATGACTCCGTCTCTTCACCTTACCTGCGGCAACGCCCTGGTGCCACCAACCGGATGAGCACCAAACAAAGGATGTCCCTCAGCATGGGAGCCGACCTGGACCAGATTCTTCAGGGGGAGGCAAGGGAAGGAAGAGGAACCGAGGAGGCTCGGAGGAGCCGCCTCCACCGGATTTCTTCCTCGCTCAGCCTCCGCCACAATCTGTCGTGCTCCTCATTATCATCCTGTTCCACGCCGCCTCGAAGCCACAGCCTCGCCAGTCTGGACGAGCCAAAAGGAGAAAAGATGAATCTATCTACAGAAGCCTCGCCCTCCTCCAACCACCGTGACAACCACGGTCGACAT TCGCTGGTTCCTTTGGAGCCGAGGGAACATACCTGGCTGGTTAAGGCGGCGGCGGGCAACTGGCCGGAAATCTACACCCTCTTCAGAGAGGAACCGTCCCTCCTCAACAAAAAAGACTTCATCTCAGGCTTCACTGTACTGCACTGGATTGCCAAACACGGCGACCACCGAGTCCTCAACACTCTAGG GTATGGAATTGAAAAGCACTCTCTTACCTTCGACGTAAACGCCAGGTCTAACAGCGGTCACACGCCTCTCCACATTGCTGTCATGCACGGTCACAAAAACATCATTCGGTTGCTAATCAAGAAGTTCCAAGCTAATGTGAAGCAGAGAGACATGGCAGGTAAGAGACCATGGCAGTACCTGAGCCTCGACGCGCCACTGGAAATGTTCCACTTGCTCGCAGCGCCGATGCAGGACGTTATGTCAGGAAAGAAAGGTGTCGAGATGGCAAACACCAGCtgggagcagcagcagaagcaaaGCCGCCACCTGCGTCACCATGCCTCCTCAGCTTCAAGAGAGAGCCCGCTGACAATTGCGAGTAGAACGAAGGTGAAACGGGCAACCTCACTCGCTGCGTTGCTTAAACACAAATCGTTAATACGATTTCAAGCAAATCAGGTGAACTCCTCAGCTTAA